A region from the Riemerella anatipestifer genome encodes:
- a CDS encoding M56 family metallopeptidase, translating to MESLIIYIIKSLVCSGVLYAYYFIFLKDKTFHRYNRFYLMFTLFVSVLLPLLKVEYFTIEVNPKVFMLMSEFKIYASKYEQESYAILFYFLEVIVALVSVMFLFRLLLGMWRLLKLKNKYEKINFQGINFYKTDLEEAPFSYFKNLFWKNSIAIDTDLGRQILKHEMVHIEQGHSWDKFIVSLFQSIFWFNPIFYLIKKELSLIHEYLADSQSIKKGDTKSFAKMILEHHFSEKVFPATNPLLSSNLKKRIIMLKKSKTKFAYIRKVLALPLVFSMVFIYAVNTKNKEIVALNKVIEHKVNDLNNDNNPKEEASKLVSQKSKNRSNDNAMSQEFVYEVENKSVGVKIDTLRKSNEDFRKAIQKERKKIEKYRKALESERKKEGKIRTKIDELRSSISTKSNSEEQFKELEHLYSQLDRIYDAPRYKRILEGIEKSSSKIGEYYQSYYEEAKQRESLSKLREKEAKNVEKLANERRRAAEEASKISKDAAKKAEEARRVALEAVKVIQLKE from the coding sequence ATGGAATCTCTAATTATCTACATTATCAAATCTTTGGTTTGTTCGGGAGTTTTATACGCTTATTATTTTATCTTTTTGAAAGATAAGACTTTTCATCGTTATAATAGATTTTATTTAATGTTTACTTTATTTGTAAGCGTATTACTTCCTTTGCTTAAAGTAGAGTATTTTACCATTGAAGTGAATCCAAAGGTATTTATGTTAATGAGTGAATTTAAGATCTATGCATCCAAGTATGAACAAGAATCTTATGCTATTCTGTTTTACTTCTTAGAGGTAATAGTGGCTTTGGTATCGGTAATGTTTTTATTCAGATTATTGTTGGGAATGTGGCGATTGTTAAAGCTGAAAAATAAATATGAAAAAATTAATTTTCAAGGGATTAACTTTTATAAAACCGATTTAGAAGAAGCTCCATTTTCATACTTTAAAAATTTATTTTGGAAGAATAGTATTGCTATTGATACAGATTTAGGGAGGCAAATCCTAAAACATGAGATGGTACATATAGAGCAAGGTCATTCTTGGGATAAGTTTATAGTTTCTCTATTTCAATCTATATTTTGGTTCAATCCTATTTTTTATTTAATTAAGAAAGAGTTGAGTTTAATTCACGAGTATTTAGCTGATAGTCAATCTATAAAAAAAGGCGATACTAAGTCGTTTGCGAAAATGATTTTAGAGCATCATTTTTCGGAAAAAGTTTTTCCAGCAACCAATCCACTTTTGTCATCTAACCTTAAAAAAAGAATTATTATGTTAAAAAAATCAAAAACAAAGTTTGCTTACATTAGAAAAGTGTTAGCCTTACCGTTAGTGTTTAGTATGGTATTTATCTATGCTGTTAATACCAAAAACAAAGAGATTGTAGCCTTAAACAAAGTCATAGAACATAAGGTTAATGATTTGAATAATGATAACAATCCTAAAGAAGAAGCTAGTAAGTTAGTTTCACAAAAGAGTAAGAATAGAAGTAATGATAATGCAATGTCACAAGAATTTGTGTATGAAGTTGAAAATAAAAGTGTAGGAGTCAAAATCGATACATTGAGAAAGTCCAATGAAGATTTTAGAAAGGCTATTCAAAAGGAGCGAAAAAAGATTGAGAAGTACAGAAAAGCCTTGGAATCAGAAAGAAAAAAGGAGGGAAAAATAAGAACCAAAATAGACGAGTTGAGAAGCTCTATTTCTACAAAATCAAATTCTGAGGAGCAGTTTAAAGAGTTGGAACACTTGTATAGTCAGTTGGACAGAATTTACGATGCTCCTCGTTATAAGCGTATTTTAGAAGGTATAGAAAAGTCTTCTTCCAAAATAGGAGAATATTATCAATCTTATTACGAAGAAGCAAAGCAGAGAGAAAGCCTTTCTAAATTACGAGAAAAAGAAGCAAAAAATGTGGAAAAATTGGCTAATGAACGTAGAAGAGCTGCTGAAGAAGCCTCAAAAATATCTAAGGATGCTGCTAAAAAAGCAGAGGAAGCTCGCCGTGTCGCTTTAGAAGCAGTAAAAGTTATTCAACTAAAAGAGTAA
- a CDS encoding exo-beta-N-acetylmuramidase NamZ family protein: MYLSLKIKNLLLICLIYLGLSGRNYAQNGNNCPDFKTGADQPELYLPLLKNKKVGVITNQTGLVLKPQKHNPTTLDTLSIVDFLRENTIDIRRVFAPEHGFRGEADAGEYVKNGVDTKTGIPIISLYGKNKKPTAEQIQDLDIILFDIQDVGVRFYTYISTLAYVMEAAAEHNVEVIVLDRPNPHDGYTDGPVLKEKWTSFVGMHPVPIVYGLTIGEYGNMVNGEGWLKNKIKAKYTLIPMKNYHKKQRYPILRRPSPNLPNDKSINLYPSLCFFEGAEVSVGRGTDYPFQIYGSPWAKKLSYKFTPKPNFGAKNPPFNGQLCYGENLSEYSKDLRELNLEWIITAYKNYKNPNKPFFIKNLWFDTLAGTDQLRLQIIQGKSETEIKKSWQKDLQDFEKIRQKYIVYKD; encoded by the coding sequence ATGTATTTAAGCCTCAAAATTAAAAATTTACTGTTGATTTGCCTAATTTATTTAGGGTTATCTGGTAGAAACTATGCTCAAAATGGTAACAACTGTCCTGATTTTAAAACAGGAGCCGACCAACCAGAGCTTTATCTCCCTCTACTAAAAAACAAAAAAGTAGGCGTGATAACCAATCAAACAGGGCTGGTGCTAAAACCACAAAAACATAATCCTACTACCCTAGATACACTCAGCATTGTGGATTTCCTAAGAGAAAACACTATAGATATTAGAAGAGTTTTCGCTCCAGAACACGGTTTTAGAGGCGAAGCCGATGCAGGGGAATATGTAAAAAATGGCGTAGATACCAAAACGGGTATTCCCATTATTTCTCTTTATGGTAAAAATAAAAAACCAACTGCAGAACAAATACAAGATTTAGACATTATTCTTTTTGATATTCAAGATGTTGGAGTAAGATTTTACACCTATATTTCAACCCTTGCCTATGTGATGGAAGCTGCCGCAGAGCATAATGTAGAGGTTATTGTGCTAGATAGACCTAACCCTCACGACGGCTACACAGATGGACCTGTATTAAAGGAAAAATGGACAAGTTTTGTGGGTATGCACCCAGTTCCTATAGTCTATGGACTAACCATTGGCGAGTATGGTAATATGGTAAACGGCGAAGGCTGGCTTAAAAATAAAATAAAAGCCAAATACACCTTAATCCCAATGAAAAATTACCATAAAAAACAACGCTATCCTATACTTAGACGCCCTTCTCCTAACTTACCAAATGATAAGTCTATCAACCTATATCCTTCCCTATGTTTTTTTGAAGGAGCCGAGGTTTCGGTAGGACGTGGCACTGACTATCCTTTCCAAATTTATGGTTCACCATGGGCTAAAAAATTAAGTTATAAATTCACTCCAAAGCCTAACTTTGGAGCTAAAAATCCGCCTTTTAATGGACAATTATGCTATGGCGAAAACCTCTCTGAATACTCTAAAGATTTGAGAGAACTTAATTTAGAATGGATAATTACGGCTTACAAAAACTATAAAAACCCTAATAAACCATTTTTCATCAAAAATCTTTGGTTTGATACTTTAGCAGGGACTGACCAACTAAGGCTTCAAATTATACAAGGAAAAAGCGAAACGGAAATCAAAAAATCTTGGCAAAAAGACTTACAAGATTTTGAAAAAATTCGTCAGAAGTATATTGTTTATAAAGATTAA
- a CDS encoding ABC transporter permease, with translation MKFPLYFSKKIAFSKDNKNNLSKVIVFIGRLSVALGVIVSLITVATGLGAKKAIKNKMGDFSGHISVKSTRSNSSYNSSVLDLKEININQIKALQEVEGMQSYASVSGILRTEENFSGILLKGVGKDFDAKRFEKFLVEGSVPNFTEKGYNNEVILPEKIANDLRLKLNDEIVAIFSKEDQKPIYRKFKVKGIYKTDIKMIDDLFIIGDINHVRRIQNMDKTAIGGIDIFLKDMGEIDEVFPKIEEKIGYKNYAEKITDKYPEIVNWINIFDTNIALIITIMLVVVIINIVMVLLILIIERTNSIGVLKTLGANNAQIRAIFINYTLLIMVPGLLVGNFIGLGLLLLQKWTGIVQLNPDNYYISTVPIDLNPIYIVAISLGILLVSAVSLIFPSYLISKISPVKAIKYN, from the coding sequence TTGAAATTTCCATTATATTTTTCTAAAAAAATAGCATTCTCCAAAGATAACAAAAATAATCTTTCTAAGGTAATTGTGTTTATTGGCAGGTTGTCGGTTGCCTTGGGTGTCATTGTTTCTTTAATTACGGTAGCTACAGGTTTGGGAGCTAAAAAAGCCATCAAAAATAAGATGGGAGATTTTTCGGGGCATATTTCTGTGAAATCTACTAGGTCTAATTCATCTTATAACTCTTCAGTTTTAGACTTAAAAGAAATCAATATAAATCAAATTAAGGCTTTACAAGAAGTAGAAGGTATGCAGTCTTATGCGTCTGTAAGTGGTATTCTTAGGACAGAAGAAAATTTCTCTGGGATTTTATTAAAAGGTGTTGGGAAAGATTTTGATGCTAAAAGATTTGAAAAGTTTTTGGTGGAAGGTAGCGTTCCGAACTTTACAGAAAAGGGATATAATAATGAGGTCATCTTACCAGAAAAAATAGCCAATGATTTAAGACTTAAACTAAACGATGAAATCGTGGCTATTTTCTCTAAAGAAGACCAAAAGCCAATCTACCGAAAATTTAAAGTTAAAGGGATTTACAAAACGGATATCAAAATGATAGACGACCTGTTTATCATAGGAGATATCAACCATGTGAGGAGGATACAAAATATGGATAAAACTGCCATAGGTGGTATAGATATTTTCCTTAAAGATATGGGAGAAATAGATGAGGTTTTTCCAAAGATTGAAGAGAAAATAGGATATAAAAACTATGCTGAAAAAATAACAGATAAGTATCCAGAAATTGTAAATTGGATTAACATTTTTGATACCAATATAGCTTTAATTATCACAATTATGTTGGTGGTTGTAATCATCAATATTGTAATGGTGTTGCTTATTTTAATTATAGAACGCACCAATTCCATAGGGGTATTGAAAACTTTGGGAGCAAATAATGCTCAAATACGAGCTATTTTCATCAATTACACTTTACTTATTATGGTTCCAGGATTGTTAGTGGGGAATTTCATAGGATTGGGACTACTACTTTTACAAAAATGGACGGGCATTGTTCAGCTCAATCCTGATAATTATTATATCAGTACAGTACCAATAGACTTAAATCCTATTTATATTGTGGCAATTTCTTTAGGGATTTTGTTGGTGTCTGCGGTATCGCTTATTTTTCCTAGTTATTTAATTAGTAAAATATCACCAGTTAAAGCGATTAAATACAATTAA
- the prmA gene encoding 50S ribosomal protein L11 methyltransferase, translated as MQSYLEFKFTITPPQPWSEILMAELIHIGFDSFTEETNGILAYIPKNDLNEDTIKSLYIFEQEGVEIDYTYTEMPNINWNEEWEKNFPPINVEDKVYIRAEFHEPQPLDYEIIIQPKMSFGTGHHATTYLMIQQMLEMDFQGKKVLDMGCGTSVLAIFAKLKGAGDTLAIDIDPWSVENSKENAERNQVRLRIEEGTAENLGQEKFDIVLANINRNILISDIPIYVSVLEKGGQLLLSGLCFFDVEDIMEVCTAQNLKLNKKVQREEWVSLLLEKL; from the coding sequence ATGCAATCTTATTTAGAATTCAAATTTACCATTACGCCACCGCAACCTTGGAGTGAGATTTTAATGGCAGAACTTATACATATTGGTTTTGATAGCTTTACAGAGGAAACTAACGGTATTTTAGCCTACATTCCGAAGAACGATTTAAACGAAGACACTATCAAATCACTCTATATTTTTGAACAAGAAGGCGTAGAGATAGATTATACTTATACCGAAATGCCCAATATCAATTGGAATGAGGAATGGGAAAAGAACTTTCCGCCCATCAATGTAGAAGATAAAGTTTACATTAGAGCGGAGTTCCACGAGCCTCAACCGTTGGATTATGAAATTATCATACAACCTAAAATGTCTTTTGGTACGGGGCATCACGCCACTACTTACCTGATGATTCAGCAAATGTTGGAGATGGATTTTCAAGGCAAAAAAGTCTTGGATATGGGGTGCGGGACTTCAGTATTGGCAATCTTTGCTAAACTGAAAGGAGCAGGAGATACTTTAGCCATAGATATAGACCCTTGGTCGGTAGAAAATTCTAAGGAAAATGCAGAGCGAAATCAAGTCCGTTTAAGGATAGAAGAAGGTACTGCCGAGAATCTAGGACAGGAAAAATTTGACATCGTATTGGCAAACATCAATAGAAATATCCTTATTTCCGATATTCCAATCTATGTTTCGGTGTTAGAAAAAGGCGGTCAGTTGTTATTATCAGGCTTATGTTTTTTTGATGTAGAAGACATTATGGAAGTTTGCACGGCACAGAACCTTAAACTCAACAAAAAAGTACAAAGAGAAGAGTGGGTAAGTCTACTTTTAGAAAAACTATAA
- a CDS encoding NAD(P)H-dependent glycerol-3-phosphate dehydrogenase translates to MAKKDKKSAISVGVLGSGSFATAIVKMLQENSKMVHWCVRNEFVKGAIELRKHNPTYLQSVMFNTRHLSITTDVNQLVSACEVIILATPSIYLSDSLEKMTCDYSNKLFVSAIKGIVPKHNDIVAHYLRDQFRIGFRNQAVIAGPCHAEEVAMERLSYLTVATVEEENAQKLKDLFSSSYIKVSTSSDILGNEYSAILKNIYAIGAGMASGLGYGDNFQAVYVSNAIREMEIFLEAIYEAPRDVNESAYLGDLLVTAYSLFSRNRSLGNLVGKGYTVKSAIQSMNMVAEGYYAAASIYNTAKEKGLKLPIISTVYNVLYEGKNVEKQFKKLTAKLN, encoded by the coding sequence ATGGCTAAAAAAGATAAAAAATCAGCAATCAGCGTGGGCGTTTTAGGTAGCGGAAGTTTTGCTACAGCCATAGTAAAGATGCTTCAAGAGAACTCAAAAATGGTACATTGGTGCGTTCGTAATGAGTTTGTAAAGGGAGCCATAGAACTTAGAAAACACAATCCTACTTACTTGCAATCGGTGATGTTTAATACGCGTCATCTTAGTATTACTACCGATGTTAATCAGCTTGTGTCCGCTTGTGAGGTTATTATTTTGGCGACGCCGTCTATCTATTTGTCGGACAGTTTAGAGAAAATGACTTGCGATTATTCCAACAAGTTGTTTGTATCCGCTATAAAGGGGATTGTCCCTAAGCACAACGATATAGTGGCACACTACCTTAGAGACCAATTTCGGATAGGATTTAGAAATCAGGCCGTAATTGCAGGACCTTGCCACGCGGAGGAAGTCGCTATGGAACGCCTTTCGTACCTTACCGTCGCTACTGTAGAAGAAGAAAATGCTCAAAAACTGAAAGATTTATTCTCGTCTAGTTATATTAAAGTGAGTACCAGCAGCGATATACTAGGCAACGAGTACAGTGCAATACTAAAGAACATTTACGCCATAGGAGCAGGTATGGCAAGCGGTTTGGGCTACGGCGATAATTTCCAAGCGGTATATGTATCCAACGCCATTCGTGAGATGGAAATCTTCCTAGAAGCCATTTACGAAGCCCCAAGAGATGTTAACGAAAGTGCCTATCTAGGGGACTTATTGGTAACGGCGTACTCGCTGTTTTCCAGAAACAGGTCTTTAGGAAATTTGGTGGGCAAAGGCTACACGGTAAAATCGGCGATACAATCTATGAATATGGTAGCAGAAGGCTACTACGCTGCGGCATCTATCTACAACACCGCCAAAGAAAAGGGGCTTAAACTGCCTATCATCAGCACGGTATACAATGTTCTCTACGAAGGCAAAAATGTAGAAAAACAGTTCAAAAAGCTCACTGCCAAACTAAACTAA
- a CDS encoding GNAT family N-acetyltransferase, giving the protein MFQPARIEDIDIIWEMLQQGIRRRKEDGSNQWQDGYPNRSVVEKDIRDGVGYVWVQGDEVLGYAALMLNNEPAYDNIEGEWLSNGDYIVVHRVVVHDRYLGKGIAKQMFLWVEGWAKQQNIYSIKVDTNYDNQPMLHILQHLGYQYCGEVYFRGSPRKAFEKVLK; this is encoded by the coding sequence ATGTTTCAACCAGCGAGAATAGAAGATATAGATATTATTTGGGAGATGCTTCAGCAAGGCATTAGAAGAAGAAAGGAAGATGGCAGTAACCAATGGCAAGATGGCTATCCTAATAGGAGTGTGGTAGAAAAAGACATTCGTGATGGGGTGGGCTATGTTTGGGTTCAAGGTGATGAGGTCTTGGGCTATGCCGCTCTAATGCTCAATAACGAACCAGCCTACGATAATATAGAAGGCGAGTGGTTATCCAATGGAGATTATATAGTGGTGCATCGTGTGGTAGTACACGATAGGTACTTAGGCAAAGGGATTGCTAAGCAGATGTTCTTGTGGGTAGAAGGTTGGGCGAAACAACAGAATATTTACAGTATAAAAGTAGATACCAATTACGATAACCAACCAATGCTCCACATTTTACAGCATTTAGGCTATCAGTATTGCGGGGAGGTTTATTTTAGAGGTAGCCCTAGGAAAGCCTTTGAGAAAGTTCTTAAATAA
- a CDS encoding rhodanese-like domain-containing protein yields the protein MIEEVLKSGNYHLIDVREPMELEMNGHIEAAKNIPLGELEDRKEEVTSLDGNVILFCRSGNRSGKAVEYFKSLGLTNVYNGGGYVDLKEVLDNL from the coding sequence ATGATTGAAGAAGTATTAAAATCAGGAAATTACCACCTTATAGATGTAAGAGAGCCGATGGAGTTAGAAATGAATGGACATATAGAAGCCGCTAAAAACATTCCACTAGGAGAATTAGAAGACCGAAAAGAGGAAGTTACCAGCCTAGACGGCAATGTAATCTTGTTTTGTAGAAGTGGTAACAGAAGTGGCAAAGCCGTAGAATATTTTAAATCCCTTGGGCTTACCAATGTCTATAATGGTGGCGGCTATGTTGATTTAAAGGAAGTTTTAGATAACCTCTAA
- the queG gene encoding tRNA epoxyqueuosine(34) reductase QueG produces MNKKAHYTQLIKNKAKAFGFQSCGISQAAFLEEEAPRLEAWLKKGYHGKMSYMENHFDKRLDPRLLVEGSRSVISLSYNYFPQEELPTIDNFKISKYAYGRDYHEVIKDILRDMVAELQEEIGAFGFRVFVDSAPVLERAWAKKSGIGWVGKNANLISKKSGSFFFLAEIICDLELEPDAPTTDHCGRCTRCIDACPTNAIVNEKIIDGSRCISYATIELKEEIPVAFRSNMQDWMFGCDICQEVCPWNRFSKPHNQPLFNPNPALKNFTKKEWRELTQELFSEIFRKSPVKRTKFAGLQRNISFLDQELPD; encoded by the coding sequence GTGAACAAAAAAGCCCACTATACCCAGCTGATAAAAAATAAAGCCAAAGCTTTTGGCTTTCAGTCTTGTGGTATTTCGCAGGCTGCATTTTTGGAGGAGGAAGCGCCTCGGCTAGAAGCGTGGCTAAAAAAGGGCTATCACGGTAAGATGTCTTATATGGAAAACCATTTTGACAAGCGTTTAGACCCAAGGCTATTGGTGGAAGGCTCTCGCTCCGTTATTTCGTTGTCGTATAATTACTTTCCGCAAGAGGAGTTGCCCACCATAGATAACTTTAAAATATCAAAGTATGCGTATGGTAGAGATTACCACGAGGTTATTAAAGATATTTTGAGGGATATGGTTGCAGAACTTCAGGAAGAGATAGGAGCTTTTGGCTTTAGAGTGTTTGTGGACTCTGCACCTGTATTGGAACGGGCGTGGGCAAAAAAATCTGGAATTGGCTGGGTGGGGAAGAATGCCAACTTAATTTCTAAGAAAAGCGGGTCTTTCTTCTTTCTAGCCGAAATTATTTGCGATTTGGAGCTAGAGCCAGACGCTCCTACAACCGACCATTGTGGGCGTTGTACGCGTTGCATAGATGCCTGTCCTACCAATGCTATCGTTAATGAAAAAATTATAGATGGCAGCCGTTGCATTTCGTATGCCACTATAGAACTCAAGGAGGAAATCCCTGTAGCGTTTAGGTCTAATATGCAAGACTGGATGTTTGGGTGTGATATTTGCCAAGAGGTTTGCCCGTGGAATCGCTTTTCTAAACCTCACAACCAGCCTTTGTTTAACCCAAATCCTGCCCTTAAAAACTTTACTAAAAAGGAATGGAGAGAGCTCACCCAAGAGTTGTTTTCCGAAATATTTAGAAAATCGCCTGTTAAAAGGACTAAGTTTGCAGGGTTACAGCGGAATATCTCTTTCTTAGACCAAGAGCTACCAGACTAA